The Prionailurus bengalensis isolate Pbe53 chromosome E4, Fcat_Pben_1.1_paternal_pri, whole genome shotgun sequence region TTGCGCGCGGGCGGGCCGTCCGCCCCGGGGCCCCCGCGGCCGCgtagcaccccccccccgggccgtctcccccccgccgccccgcccccacgccGCCCGCAGGCCCGGGCGTTCACCGgccgcgcccgccgcccctcccccaccgcccctggGCGCCCCGACCCCGGGCTCCGGGCGCGGGATGACGTGGGCgccagcggggtgggggggggggaggagggggcggcgggcggcgggcggtgggggggggagccGAGCGCgggcccggggccgggggcgcgcgGGCCGGCGGGCCGGCGGGCGGCCGGGCGGCCGTCGCGGCGGGAGCCGGCGGCCCTCCGGCACGTCTTTTGTGTTTGTACACACTCGGCGCGAGGCGGCCGCGGGGAGGGAGCGGGCGGCGCGCGGGGGAGGGGCGAGCGCGCGCCAGCGAACGAAcgcgcggggggaggggcgggggcggggcgctggcgggggccgggggcggggccgagcCTTCCCTCCATTGTGTGTGATTGGCTGGCGcgcggcgcgggggcggggcggcgtgTGTTGGGGGCCAGCCTCGGTGTCAGCCATCTTTCAATTGTGTTCGCAGCCGCCGCCGCGCCGCCGTCGCTCGCTAACGCCAGCGCCGCCTCTAGCTCGCCGAGCTCCAGCCGAAGGAGAAGGGGGGTAAGTTTCCCCGGCCGCCCGCCTCCCCGGGACCGGGCCCCGctcgccgcccgccgccgcccgggccccGGCGCCGCGGGCACggcccccccccggccccccgggcCCGGCCCGCAAACTTTTTGGCCCAGAAATGGAGGTGAGGAGCGAGTTTCCGCGTccccgaggcggcggcggcggcggctctcCCCCGTCTCTCGCCGCCTCAGCCCCACAGCAGCAGCCGCCGCGGCGCCGAgccgctctccctcctccccgcgCCCCCGGCTCCCCTTTCTTCGGCCAAATCCCGCCCGCCGCCCCTTCCCGGGACCCCAGACCCTCACCACGACCCGCGCGGGCCCCTTCCCTGCcgcccccgggccccgggccccggtTTTCGGGCGGGAAAAGGGGGGAAATCGCCGCCGCTTCGCACCCCGGGCTAACTCGCTTTTTGCTGCCTCCCCACAGTTGTTGCTGAGCTTCACCAtcttgtctctcttctctggtCACCGACCATGTTttctcccccgtctctctctgttccccgtTTCGAGAACGGAGGAGAATTTTTTCAGagagggacatttttttttttctccttttttggagAAGCGGAAACTTGATGCAttggaaatgcaaaaaaaaaaacttttgcattTTGGAGGGCGGCACGTGGCGGGGGATCGGGGCGTTTCGGAGCGGCTTGGGTGCGTCGTGCCCCCGGGAGGAAGGGGCTCCGGGCGCCGATTGTTGGCGTGTGGGTCGGGGCGCTGGGGGCcgcggcgggggcgcggggggccgGGCCCAAAAGTTTCCGCGGGCCGGCGCGGGCGGCGATCACAGCCCGGCTGCGGGGCGCTCGGCTGCGGCGGAGCCCACGACGGCCGGCCGCGGGACCGGGCTTTGTGGAGAACCGGCCGCCGGGCGCCGCTGTCCCCTCCCGCGTCCCCGGGCGCCGTGTTGTCAACACGCTGTGGAAACGCGACCCCAGGCGTGTTTTCAGAGCTTCGCCCGGGTCCGTCCGCGGCCGGGCGCCCGGCGGTGgggggcgcggggccggggggggggggaaccggAGGCTTTTTGCCGAGATTTGACTCGACCTTTCTGTGTTTTGTGGCTTCGTTCTTTGGACTTGTTTGCGGGTCGGATGTTTGCAGACGTTtctgatttctactttaattaaAGAGAGGGAGGCCGAGGCCGTTAGgggggtcttttttgttttgccgTCGGTCTTTTGAGGGATGGTCGGCGTTAGAGGTCCCAATTTCCGAGTCCCACAGTTTGTTTCGAGAAGTCCTGTCTGGGTGGCAGGCGTGATCTGCACCCTGGCGAATTATATAACATGACGGACATTgtcgggttttttgttttgttttgttttgtgctggGCCTAATTTCCAgcctggcgggggcgggggccggcaGTGGCAGGAAAACTTGAACGTCTGGGGGGGGTCGTgtgtatgatttttgtttttgatgctggTAGGTAAGTGAGGAGGTCTCAGTACCATGGCTCGTACAAAGCAGACTGCCCGCAAATCGACCGGGGGTAAAGCACCGAGGAAGCAACTGGCTACAAAAGCCGCTCGCAAGAGTGCGCCCTCTACTGGAGGGGTGAAGAAACCTCATCgttacaggtatttttttttttttttttaaagaggaaatagtGGGATAGAGTCCGTCTACGGAAGCAGCaattgtaaaatataatgaaaagatgTATAACCAGCAGACTTTTTGATCTAGGGAAACCGATGTTTTTCCCCTTTTGAATATTTGCTAATACTTTAAAaacgtgtgcgcgtgtgtgtccCAAAACATAGTGTTGGGTTTTGTcggaatgttttattttgaagctACCCAGAGCCCAAAGGAGACCGACTGAATCACCGATGATGTTAATGAGATAGGTTCTCGTTTTATTTAGTTGTTATGTTAGCAACgtgtgtttttaaagtaataaagtgCTTTTTAAGTACGTGTGTGAGGATGGACACTCGTTTTTggcaaaataatacattttgatatcaattctattttaataatactCAAGGTGGGGTGTTTTGTTTGAGTAAAGTTCTCCTTCATTTACTTAAATTGGTGTATTTCCTCGTTAGCAGTCTGGTGTTGAGCTGTCCTCAGCGGTGTTGTTAAGGGCATCTGCCGTTAGAGGGCAGAAGCTGTCTGTACTTAGCCTCTGCAAATGATTTTATAGTTACTCTAAAATAAAAGCTCATAGAGTGGAAGAAATAAGTCAGACTTGAGGTACGTTTTTGTTGacacttagttaaaaaaaaaaaaagatgcacgaACACTCTGCCCTGTGGAAGGCACACCGCGCCATCAGGAGTATCCAGACTTCATCATTCCTGACGGATGAGCCGTCGTCAAAGTAAACGTGTTCTGGGAAATGGGCCTTGAATATACCTGagtgtgtttttaaatgaagccCATTGAGTGGTGTTGGTGTGTCTTTTAGAAGAAGCAAAGCTAGTAATACCAAATTGACAAGAGTCTGAATGTTGACTTTTTATTAGTGGCCTCACGCCCTCCCAAGTAATGATACGCTATTGACGCCCCTGTGTTAAGACGAAGAAAGTGAATGGGACTCGGATAAATGCCCTGCTCAGAATCTCCTTTCATGTTACGCTTTTTGATTTCAAGGAATTGTTCTGTTACTCTCGACAGCTTTGAATATTCAGATCATAAACCGATGAGGGAAATTTTATACCCAAGCTAAAAAACAGAAAACGGGTggtttattttttggaaaatgacTGGGTTTGTTAAAGCTAACCGCTTATCCTCGTATGTTTTTGTGTATGTCCGATAACCATTTGTttaatgttgttttgttttgtgttaaggCCTGGTACCGTGGCACTCCGCGAAATTAGACGTTACCAGAAGTCCACTGAACTTCTGATCCGCAAACTTCCTTTCCAGCGTCTGGTGCGAGAAATTGCTCAGGACTTCAAAACAGACCTGCGCTTCCAGAGCGCGGCTATCGGTGCTTTGCAGGTAAAGTGGCGGGTGGGGACGGCTCTGAGAGTCGGCCGTCCTGCTGTGTACCAAGAACACTTCTAAATCTTTCCACGTCTTTGATCAGCACAGCCCGTAAGGTGGGCCATACCTTTGCTTCACCGTTGAGATGTCAGAAAGGTTAggttgctcaaggtcatacacaCCGAAAATGCGACTTGAACCCATTTGGGTGACAGTCCTCATTTGAACCCATCTGGCTCCGAACGGTATACCGTTCGTTCCGGCATACCGtctttcagttttttaaacattGCGTTGAGAACGGTGTCTCGaggaaaaaagaaccctcttgtTCGGTCATGGGTGCTGCGGGACATTACAAAGATGTGGGACTAAGGTCTGTGTTGGTCCTCAGCTTTAAGCAGTGATCGCTGGAAAAG contains the following coding sequences:
- the LOC122476524 gene encoding histone H3.3A; protein product: MARTKQTARKSTGGKAPRKQLATKAARKSAPSTGGVKKPHRYRPGTVALREIRRYQKSTELLIRKLPFQRLVREIAQDFKTDLRFQSAAIGALQEASEAYLVGLFEDTNLCAIHAKRVTIMPKDIQLARRIRGERA